The following are encoded in a window of Methanobacterium sp. genomic DNA:
- the frhG gene encoding coenzyme F420 hydrogenase subunit gamma, with protein MLARIKEFLGMESKPSDAGEVVSKEEVEKVAEEKPKPKIGYIHLSGCTGDVMSLSENYDILAPLLTEMVDIVYGQTLVDRWDIPEMDIALVEGSVCLQDEHSLHEIKEVREKAGLVVAFGSCAATGCFTRYSRGGQQAQPAHESFVPIADVVNVDLSIPGCPPSPEIIAKTVVAVLNNDMDYLQPMMDLVGYTEACGCDLQLKIVNQALCIGCGTCAMACQTRALDMTDGRPELNSDRCVKCGVCYIQCPRSWWPMERIKKDTGL; from the coding sequence ATGTTAGCCCGAATTAAAGAATTTTTAGGAATGGAATCAAAGCCATCTGATGCAGGAGAAGTAGTTTCGAAAGAGGAGGTTGAAAAAGTGGCTGAAGAAAAACCGAAACCAAAAATAGGTTACATCCATTTAAGCGGATGTACCGGAGATGTTATGTCATTAAGCGAAAATTATGACATTTTAGCACCTTTACTTACTGAAATGGTAGATATAGTATATGGACAGACACTGGTTGACCGATGGGACATACCAGAAATGGATATAGCATTAGTAGAAGGGTCAGTTTGTCTGCAGGACGAACACAGTTTACACGAAATAAAAGAAGTTCGTGAAAAAGCAGGATTAGTAGTAGCATTTGGGTCCTGTGCTGCAACAGGATGTTTCACCAGATACTCCAGGGGTGGACAGCAGGCACAACCAGCTCATGAATCATTTGTACCAATAGCAGATGTAGTGAATGTGGATTTATCAATTCCAGGATGCCCGCCATCACCAGAAATAATTGCTAAGACAGTTGTAGCTGTTTTAAACAATGATATGGACTACCTGCAACCAATGATGGATCTTGTAGGTTACACAGAAGCATGTGGATGTGATCTTCAACTTAAAATCGTGAATCAGGCACTGTGTATTGGGTGTGGAACATGCGCAATGGCCTGTCAGACCCGTGCATTAGACATGACTGATGGAAGACCAGAGTTAAACAGTGATAGATGCGTAAAATGCGGTGTATGTTACATCCAGTGTCCAAGAAGCTGGTGGCCAATGGAAAGAATTAAAAAGGATACAGGATTATAG
- the frhD gene encoding coenzyme F420-reducing hydrogenase, FrhD protein, protein MPYDAEILVVGCGNVLFEDDGFGPRVIETLQEYFKEHELPENTMLVDAGTSAPHFIFSLPHESWKKLIVVDVVNSGAEPGTVRRFEVTELPRGRYDDAHSWSVEEPLHELSKKCEVFVIGCQPESVSAPDVKMGLTESVEEAVPRAIKIILKEIGV, encoded by the coding sequence ATGCCATACGACGCGGAGATTTTAGTAGTTGGCTGTGGAAATGTCCTGTTTGAAGATGACGGATTTGGACCAAGAGTAATTGAGACCTTACAGGAATATTTCAAGGAACATGAACTTCCAGAAAACACAATGCTTGTAGATGCAGGGACCAGCGCACCACATTTCATATTCTCTCTTCCTCACGAATCATGGAAGAAACTTATAGTGGTGGATGTGGTTAATTCAGGCGCAGAACCTGGAACAGTGCGAAGATTTGAGGTAACAGAGCTTCCAAGGGGACGGTACGACGATGCTCACTCATGGTCTGTAGAAGAACCACTGCATGAGCTAAGTAAAAAATGCGAAGTTTTCGTAATTGGATGCCAGCCAGAATCTGTCTCTGCACCCGATGTAAAAATGGGGTTAACTGAAAGTGTGGAGGAAGCAGTTCCCAGGGCCATTAAAATCATTTTAAAAGAAATAGGGGTTTAG